The genomic DNA GTTCTTGCCGCAAGGCTGGGGGCCGACCGTTTGATGGTGCGCAGCGAGTTGGACAAACTGGCGCTGTATGTTGGCAACGCTGGCGCGGTCACGCTCACCGATATCCAGGAATGTATGGGCGACGGTGCCGAGGCGACCCAGGACGAATTGGCGATGGCCGTCATGTCGGGCAGGCAGGCCGAGGCGCAAACCGCCCTCGAAAGATTATTGCGCGAAGGCACGGCCGCGGTGGGAATTTTACGCTCGGTCGGGCGCCATGTGCAGCGCCTTCATTTGGCATCCGGTCATGTTCGCAAGGGCAAGTCGCCGGATCAGGCGATCGACTCCCTGCGCCCCCCGGTCTTCTTTAAGCACAAATCCAACATGGCCAGCCAACTGCGCGGCTGGTCGCCCGAGCGTCTCGCCCAGGCCATGGAGATGCTGGTGCAAGCCGAGCTGGATTGCAAAACCACCGGCATGCCGGCGGACGCGGTCTGCGGGCGCGTCCTGATGCAGATTACGCGCGCCGCTCCCCAGCCCCGTTCGCCTGCTCCTCGTCGGGCAGGATAAGATCGCCCAGCTCCAAAATCTCTTCGCCCTCGCCCGCGAGCAGATCGGTTTCCGCGACTTGCTGATCGACGTTCCCAGCAAAATCCAGCGACTCTTCTTCACCCTTGCCCGGGCGACGCTCTTCCTTGGGCGAGCTTAAACGGTGCAGCACGTCGTCAAGCTGCTCAAGCGACTTATAATGAATCACCAGTTCGCCGCCATCGCCGCGAAATTTGATGTTCACCTTCAAACCCAGCAAATTCGACAAATCGCGCTCGAGCGCCAGAGTGTCGGCGTCATGTTCCTCGCCCGTCCCCTTGGCTGTGGCGGAAGCGGAACCTGCCCTGACCGGCTTGCCGCCCTCGGCCTGCGCCAGCTTCTCAGTTTGGCGGACGCTTAAACCCTTGGCGACGACTTTCTCGGCCAGTTCCTCGGCATTGGGCGCGCCAAGCAGTGCGCGGGCATGCCCCGCCGAAAGCGTTCCTTCCTCAACCAATGTCCTAACAAGCGCCGGTAACGTCAAGAGACGCAAAGTATTTGCCACATGGCTTCGACTTTTACCGACTACCTTGGCCAAGTCTTCCTGCGTGTGCCGGAATTCCTCCATCAGTCGCTTATAGCCCTCGGCCTCCTCGATGGCAGACAGATCCTGGCGCTGCAAATTCTCGACCAGAGCGACTTCCAACGCTTCCTTGTCGGAAAATTCGCGAACGATGACGGGAACATCATGCAGCTTCGCCATCTGAGCGGCACGCCAACGTCGCTCGCCCGCGATTATTTCGAAACTGTTACGTTCATCCGGGTGACGCCGCACCAAAATAGGCTGCAGGATGCCCTTGGCACGCACCGACTCAACCAGCTCCTGGAACTTGTCGTCGTCAAAGTTATGCCGCGGCTGGAACTTTCCCGGCCTTAGGAATTCGACTGGCACGTTCTTCGAAGAGCGCAGCTTGTCAAGTTCGCCCAAATCGGCGGCAGGCTCGTCGTCGCCCAACAGCGACGACAGGCCGCGTCCCAGATTGCGCTTTTTATGTTCGACGTCTGCTGGACTCATGCCGCCAAATCCCGCTCACGGCGAAGCACTTCGCCCGCCAAATGCAGATAGGCTTCGGAGCCGGGGCACTTCATGTCATAGACAATCACCGGCTTGCCGTGCGACGGCGCTTCCGAAACGCGGACATTGCGCGGGATGACGGTCTTATAAACGATGTCGCCGAAATGGCCGCGAACGTCCGAGGCCACCATGTCGGAGAGGTTGTTTCGCTTATCAAACATCGTCAGCACGATGCCTTGGATTTCCAACTCGGGATTCAAAGCCTTCTTAACGCGCTCGATGGTACGCACCAGATGGCTGATACCTTCCAGGGCAAAGAACTCGCATTGCAGGGGAACCATCACGGCATGCGTGGCGACAAGACCATTCAAGGTCAGCAGGCCCAGCGAGGGCGGGCAGTCGATCAGCACGTAGTCGTAATGACTTAGGTCGCCGCTGGCCAGCGCATCACGCAGACGGAATTCACGCCGCTCCAGATCGACCATCTCAATCTCGGCGCCCGACAGATCGACGCCAGCCGGGATGATATCCAGACCAGGGATCAGTGTTGGGATAATGGCCTCGCGGATGGGGGCCTCACCAATCAAGATATGGTAGGCGTTGACGCGTCGGTTATGACGCTGAATGCCCAGGCCGGTGCTGGCATTGCCCTGAGGATCAAGGTCGAAAATCAGAACCCGCTTTTTCACCGCCGCCATGGCCGTCGCCAGATTGATCGTGGTGGTTGTCTTTCCCACCCCGCCCTTCTGGTTGGCGATTGCTATAACCCTCGGTTTTTGTTCAGTTTTTTCCAGGTTGAGCTGGTTCAGATCGGTCAGTTTTTCCACGGCGCACCTCGCTAATTTTGAGGATCGCACCCTCCGGATCAGTCCGGCTGGGGATGCTCTCTGCGCGCATCATCCATTTTTTTTCTGCGCTCGTCAATTCCTCTTGCCACGATTTTCCCTTCAGGAAGAGGCACTGACCCCCTATATCTAGGAAAGGGTAAGCAAATTCAAGCAGATGGTCGAGTGAAGAAAGTGCGCGCGAGGTGACAAAATCTACCGAAAACGGGGTCAGTTTCTCTATTCGGACAGCATGAAGATGGATATTTGCCCCGGTCAGCCTCCCCGCCTCGCGCATGAAGGCCACTTTTCGCTGATCACTCTCGACCAGGTGAACCTCCAGCCTCTCCCCCATGATGGCTAGGATGAGACCGGGGAATCCCGCCCCGCTTCCTAGGTCGAGTATCTTGCTCCCTGGCTTGGTGTGCGGCAGGAGCTGTGCGCTATCCTGGATATGCCTCCGCCAGACATCTTCCAGGCTCTTGGGGCTGACCAGATTTATCCTGGCCTGCCATCGAATCAGCTCGCTGACGAAACAGTCAAGGCGCCGGATTGTTTCACGTGAAACATGCTCACAGGCAGCGAACTCGTCAGCGGTCATGATTCTCATTACAAGGTCTCCGATGTTTCACGTGAAACATATGGGCGCTTCGTGACATGCGCCAGTAGCGCGATAATCGCCGCCGGTGTGATGCCGGGAATTCTGCCCGCCGCCCCCAAAGAGGTTGGGCGAACCGCTTTCAACTTGGCTCGCACCTCATTCGAAAGACCACCAACGGCATCGTAGTCCAAATCACTTGGCAGCTTCTTCTCCTCTTCACTCCGATAAGAGTCGACATCTCTCTGCTGACGGGACAGATAGCCTTGATAGCGCCCCTCAATTTCAAGGCTCTCTCTGGCGGCACCCCCAATCCCTCCTAACTCAGGCCAGATAGCCGACAGCCGCTCGAGCGAAACGTCAGGATAGGATAGAAGGTCGAAAGCTGACCTTGCTTGTCCGTCCAGTCGGACCTGAAGACCTGCTTCCACTAAGCTGGTTGGGCTTGCCGTCAACTTCGTTAAAAGAGTCTTACCCTGATCGTAATCAGCGCGACGAGCGGTAAAAGATGTACGGCGCTCGGAGCCGACACAGCCGATTGCCAAGCCCCTCTCAGTCAAACGAAGGTCTGCATTGTCGTTGCGCAGGAGCAGGCGATACTCCGCCCGCGAGGTGAACATGCGATAGGGTTCGTTGGTGCCCAGGGTTGTCAGGTCATCGATCATCACGCCCATATAGGCCTCTGAGCGATCCAAAATGAACGGGGGGCGTCCCGCTACAGCTAGTGCAGCATTGATACCTGCCCACAATCCCTGGGCCGCTGCCTCCTCATAGCCCGTTGTCCCATTAATCTGGCCCGCAAAGAACAGACGCTTGAGCCGCTTTGTCTCCAAACTCGGCCATAATTCCCTAGGATCGACGAAGTCATACTCAAT from Alphaproteobacteria bacterium includes the following:
- the rsmG gene encoding 16S rRNA (guanine(527)-N(7))-methyltransferase RsmG, producing the protein MTADEFAACEHVSRETIRRLDCFVSELIRWQARINLVSPKSLEDVWRRHIQDSAQLLPHTKPGSKILDLGSGAGFPGLILAIMGERLEVHLVESDQRKVAFMREAGRLTGANIHLHAVRIEKLTPFSVDFVTSRALSSLDHLLEFAYPFLDIGGQCLFLKGKSWQEELTSAEKKWMMRAESIPSRTDPEGAILKISEVRRGKTDRSEPAQPGKN
- a CDS encoding ParA family protein codes for the protein MEKTEQKPRVIAIANQKGGVGKTTTTINLATAMAAVKKRVLIFDLDPQGNASTGLGIQRHNRRVNAYHILIGEAPIREAIIPTLIPGLDIIPAGVDLSGAEIEMVDLERREFRLRDALASGDLSHYDYVLIDCPPSLGLLTLNGLVATHAVMVPLQCEFFALEGISHLVRTIERVKKALNPELEIQGIVLTMFDKRNNLSDMVASDVRGHFGDIVYKTVIPRNVRVSEAPSHGKPVIVYDMKCPGSEAYLHLAGEVLRRERDLAA
- a CDS encoding DNA polymerase III subunit delta, which codes for MKIQAGRADGFVARPPPDCRAILLYGPDAGLVRERLTIATKAIADDVSDPFRVADLSPSLLKDDPARLRDEAAALSLTGGQRVVRVLNAPDSLAGLLGDFLAKPIGDALILITAGELGPKSPLRKLFEDEPAGAAIACYADEGQGLDGLITQHLAKQNLRINPDALQVLAARLGADRLMVRSELDKLALYVGNAGAVTLTDIQECMGDGAEATQDELAMAVMSGRQAEAQTALERLLREGTAAVGILRSVGRHVQRLHLASGHVRKGKSPDQAIDSLRPPVFFKHKSNMASQLRGWSPERLAQAMEMLVQAELDCKTTGMPADAVCGRVLMQITRAAPQPRSPAPRRAG
- a CDS encoding ParB/RepB/Spo0J family partition protein produces the protein MSPADVEHKKRNLGRGLSSLLGDDEPAADLGELDKLRSSKNVPVEFLRPGKFQPRHNFDDDKFQELVESVRAKGILQPILVRRHPDERNSFEIIAGERRWRAAQMAKLHDVPVIVREFSDKEALEVALVENLQRQDLSAIEEAEGYKRLMEEFRHTQEDLAKVVGKSRSHVANTLRLLTLPALVRTLVEEGTLSAGHARALLGAPNAEELAEKVVAKGLSVRQTEKLAQAEGGKPVRAGSASATAKGTGEEHDADTLALERDLSNLLGLKVNIKFRGDGGELVIHYKSLEQLDDVLHRLSSPKEERRPGKGEEESLDFAGNVDQQVAETDLLAGEGEEILELGDLILPDEEQANGAGERRA